Part of the Musa acuminata AAA Group cultivar baxijiao chromosome BXJ2-7, Cavendish_Baxijiao_AAA, whole genome shotgun sequence genome is shown below.
tttatctttcttttagattaaattgatgatattgatatgattgttaCCGTATAATATATATGACTATGTTGAGTTGTTCACGTAAAAAATACAATATGTGAAAGAAACTATTGGCCCATCATAGTGTGGAACCACTGATGAACATAATTTAGCAAGTCATATCAAGCATAATTcctcataatattttatcatactatttCATGGATGTGTATGAATGaatgaatataaatgaataaTTATAGTTGACTATATATCATTATCGATGGCAGATAGGGTGATTCTCTTTAAGGATTAGCGGGTTATCATTATCGTTGGGAGGAACGTATCCTCACTTGGGTGAATGAGAGATATCATTCTATCTGGTATTGGAAGTGTGATATAAGTTTTCTCTATCGTTATTAAAAGGAATCCATCGGTTTGTTACTCTATCCGTTGTAGGGAGAGTGTATCATTAAGTGTCATATACGTCTTCGTCACTTGACCGTTATGTATGTCATCAAAATATATTACATGTGACTAATGTATGATTTTATTtactatataaaaattattattatttttatgatatatGAGTGTTATAGTGAATTGATAccattatcattttatattaaattataaatatgtatatatactttatgggtatttaaaattattttataattttttttagaagtTCATAACATATGTTGTTGgtatttatcttatatttattttcagagcaaCTTATTACTTTTGTAATAGATCGAAGGTTTGGATAGAGAAGACTTTTTAGTCACTATGATCTAAAAAATATAATCTTttttagttaaaaaaatatttagtattataaagataaaaaattaaattcaaagtaatttttttataaattatgaataatgaaatgatgatttttttttttcataaacatgGGAGGTGACATTAATATCCTTGTTCTTAATCCATAGCTTGCACATGATTTGGTGAACTAACAAGCAAATAAACTTAAAAGCATTGTTGTGAAGGACAAATTAGTAAATTCAAGTTCGCTGCTGTGTTTGTGCAAAAACAAATTTGAAGGACAAATTAGTAAATTCAAATCCACTGCTGTGTTTGAACAAAACAAATTTGAAGGACAAATTAGTAAATTCAAGCTTGCACGGAGCACAGATTTGAGCATCACACGTGGGCCCGGACCAACCATCAGCACTTCGCACGTGTTCCCATTTCATTAAGATAAACACTTTAAATTAAGAAAAAACACGTAATAGAAAATAAATAGGTAAAAAAAACATGTGCCCTTTTCCTCTTCGCCCCTTAAAATTACTCAATATTGTTATTATGGATTAAACATATTACATTAAACACTTATATTATCGAAATTTGGCTAGGAAAGAATGGCTTCCGGCTCGATTCCTCTTCTCCATTGCGCCTTAAAAATTCGTGCCGGCACCCCGTAGTTCCCCAGGATTAGGGTTGAGGaggctcctctccctctctcctttTTCGTTGCCGATCCCGGTACAGGGTGCCTTTTTAGGTCTGTAGGTGGGGAATTGATCTCATTTACATCGATCGCTCTGCCGCAGATCTCTCGATCCGTCTCGATCGGAAAAGGTTCCGATCCGATGACGTCCCCCGGAAGCCCCGCGGCGGCCGTGGATCTGCGACAGTGGCGCGGAGATgcgcaggaggaggaggatgaggaggggaTCGACCACTTAGATCGGCTGCCGGACTCCGTGCTGCTCGTTGTCTTCAACCGGATCGGCGACGTCAAGGCCCTGGGACGGTGCTGCGTCGTCTGCCGCCGATTCCACGACCTCGTCCCTCTCGTCGATTCCGTCCTCGTCCGCGTCGATTGCGTCATCTCCGACGATCCTATCCCCTCCCCCGCCGGGGGCGCCGGCGCGGACAGGTCCCGGGGGGTCTTCTCCCACCTTGCCCGCATCGTCATCGGCGGCATCGTCAAGCCCTTGCAGGCTCTCGGTCATATCCTCGCCCCTTCTGCCGCCGTCGCCTCCAACCGAAGGTCCTCGCCTTCGTCcccttcctcctccccctcctcctcgagGTCGTCGGAGATCTCCCACCACTCCCCGGCGGAGGTCTTGAAGAACTTTAAGGAGATCCGCCGGCTCAGGATCGAGCTCCCCGCCGGCGAGCTCGGCGTCGATGACGGCGTCCTCCTGAAGTGGAAGGCCGAGTTCGGATCAACCCTCGATAGCTGTGTCATCCTTGGCGCGTCCTCTGTCCTCTCTTCGTCTTCCATCCTGCCCAAATCCTCgagccccaaccctaaccctagcttCCAGGACACTTGTGGGGCTGATGACAGCGGGAGCATGCCGGATTCGTTTTACACCAGCGGAAACTTGAAGCTTAGGGTGTTCTGGACGATCAGCTCCTTGATTGCCGCTTCGGCACGGCATTACCTCCTCCAGCCAATCATAGCTGATCACGAGGCGCTGGAAAGGTTAGAGCTCACAGACGTCGATGGGCAGGGGGTACTGACGATGGACCGTTGGCAGCTGCAGGAGTTCAGGGCAAAGCCGTTGTCAGCGTCAGGGAGCTCGCAGCGGACCCTGGTGCCAGCCCTCAGCATGTGGTTGTGGTACGCCCCCTACCTGGAACTTCCTGGTGGGATGGTGCTGAAGGGGGCGACACTGGTGGCTGTCCGGCCAAGCCAGGAGCAGGGAATGGAGGTTGCAAGTAGTGGAGAATTTGGTGGTGTCGTAGAATTCTCAGACAGGTGTTCGATTTCCAGTGCATTCGAAGAGCCATACAGGTCAGCAGCAGGGATGCTCATGAAGAGGAGAACGTACTGTCTTGAGATGAATTCATTCTGAGATTGGAATGATACCAAAGTCTTATCTTTGGAAGGTAAAATACCAGATAATGGTAGTTGATTATACTTCTTTTAAAGATATTGAATTTTGAAGTAGAGTTTCCAGTATGTTGTGTCAATTGAGGTACAGAAATTTAGAATCAGAATATGTTGACATTACATATGTTAGGGTTATGAATGAGCAGCTGGAACGCTGGGTTACCAGAATTTTATATGGTTGTTTGTGCTGTAATTCAATATTTGACTGTATTGAAAGAAATGCATTCACTAAGTAATATCTGCTTAAAGCTAATGCTCTTTGTTTGAAGTTATTATTACATTAAGTAAAGTTCATATGAAGTTTACAATATTTTAATAGTACTTGTATCTTTTTTTCCACAGCATTTGCTTTTGTGCTTTTGATGATTGGTTTTGCTAGTTTACTCAAATCCCCATAGGTCAGAAGTTATGCAAAAGGATTTCCAAAACTTTCTCTTTTGTTGGTGTTTCGTTCTTGAATGGAATTTTTCTTTGAGTACTAGCTTTATAGTAGCCTGTAAGTCATTTGTTGTTTCCTCTCTTGAAGGTGTTCTAGCAGATTACTGAAAGGTATCATGATTTGACtaagatcaattcatgaatgctatGAGATATGAAGGTTATCTAATTTTTCCTACATATCGCATTGCTAACATGCTCAGTTGGTCTTATATGGAATTATAATATTGAGGATGAACTAAGTCCATTTGCAAAAGCAGTGTTCTTTAATGTTTTTGTGTTATTGATcatgagataattaaaatagtCATTGATTGTCTATATGAATGGTTTTGATTTCATGTATTTCTCTGCTGTGCATGTCGTCTTCAAGTCAGTCATGCTGTTAAGTTGTATGAGGTCTTATTTTATTAAATCTTTATTCTGAAATCTTTAtcctatattatatgtatatattttgagtcagtatacaatatcgtaccatatcggtgtttcgagattggttcggtatggtacggtactatgtaccgagcggtacattagAACGTACCGAGCTGTTTTATATATTTCtttctcttactgtagcactgtagcactgtagcacgttcccggtaatgggcggtccgcgtaccggtatgccgttggaccgatacataccgcccgtaccggacggtatcattcgaaattgcataccatgtttTGAGCTGTGTATGTTATGTAGTGCCTTTACATGGTGTCACTTGATCTTAAATGGTTGAGCTTATTCCACAATGATGATATTGATAATAAATGTGGTTGTGCACTTTGTATGGTAACTTGTTTCAGACATTGCTACATAACCAGTGAACCATATCATATATTTATTGACATTTCTTTGAGATAAGAGTAATGAATACATACTCCATACCAAATTTTAATTTGCTCTCTGATATTCTGCAGTCAACTGTCCATGCTTAGCATAAGCGATTGACTCATGCTTGTTAAACTTGCAGATTTTTATGGAGTTTTGAAGTGGTAGGGAGTAAAAGCATGTCCGAAGTCAGATGAGACTTATTGGCTTCCTGGTAATAAATTTCCTCACTTTATTGGTGATTGGCAACCAATCTCCATCCAATGCAGTAATGATATACTGCTCATGGTGATCTTTGTGCTGCCGTCCGCAAGAACTGAAATATAACATGCTGTTGTTGTTGTCCTTCCCCCGAGCAAATTTATCAAGAGTGAACAAAGCTACCTAAGGCTGTCACTGTTGTTAACCTTGTTGTCTCCTACCTTGTTAATATTGCAACCGTTAAATAGCAAACATGGTTGTTTGATAGATATTAACTTGTAGCGCTCTTGTCATGATCTACTTTTTAAGTTTTTCTGCTACTAAGCTTCTATGAGATTACACTTTTGAATCTGCCCCTGGTTGcactgcatttttcttttttccgGTTATAATCTCCTAGGGCATAACATTGAACACTTGTCGAGTTCTCTATTCCTTGTTTGTTTTAGATGTCCCTATGGCAAGCATTCAGGAAGGAAACGCTGGTGATTTGGAATTCTTTCCATTCTATTGCATGACTTATCCATGTGCATACTTGTGAGTTGAAACAAAGTGTTCATGTAGTTTGATGATGGTGTGCAATGTTGTCCTCCTTGATCTAAAGATCTATGTGAACACCCAATAAGCAGCtgatatatagagagagattgTGTCATTTCCCCTGGAGCAAGAATCATTCGAAGCTGCCCAAAAAGATTTGTTCACTGTTGCTTATTCTCCACTACTGTGTATCTGTGAATATGATTCTGTAGTTGATGTTAATGACTGTTGTAATGCTGATTCCAGTCACCATAATCAACAGAGAAAGCAATTTAATGTTTTTCATACCCCTGATGTGCTTGCATTCACCGGAATCTTACAATGCTGATGCTTATATATCAGACTGGAAAATTAATTATGCTGATGCACTGTGCAACTTGCTTTCTCATACTCAGTTAAGTCCATCTTTCTATTATGCATCACTTCAGCTTTGCAGTTTGATGAAGTTTAAACACAAAGAACCCGTTGAGTCTAACAGAGAGCTAAGTTGCACAAAGGTTTCTCATGCTCAACGAAGTCGATGCTTCGGTCGACAAAGCTAAGCCTAAGTTTAAACATGGCCCGTGATGCCTCCGAAGATTTTGGAGGCACACGTTTCCATCCCGTCCAATTGATGTGTCTCTCCAGTGTTAATTATTTAATTACTGTAGTTAGTTGTTtcgatctttatactttaaaaaattatactgACATTATAGttctgaaagtaaaatatttatatctattttaatttaatgatatcagttttatcgataaaaatatgaaaacaaatatcaaaaatataattttaacattcggTGACGGACGACGACGTCGGCATAGTTGTCTGGCTACCTTCGATGACGATAAGGTCCGCTTTCGTTGTGACGTCATCCACCTTCGCGAGGAGCGCATCGCTTATGTCATCATCGTTTGTCCTGTGTCGCTCTGTATCTACGTTGACACTGATACAATTGTCACTCGAAAATTATGTTAGTCTTGACATAGATGATGGTGGCCGCTCTCCATCCCCCCGCTCCTTTGATATCTCATTCTCTTGGGAGCAACGCCCCGGAATCCCGAAATCCCTCTCCCATCTCATTGCAACTGAGGACGCCTCTGCCCACCCTCTCCTCCCCCTCCCTCCCCTGGGTCGCTTCCACCTGAAACTCTCCACCATGCAGAAGAAGCACTCCGTCACCTCTCCTGACTTGTTTATGATCGCGCTTGCCTTTTGCTTTAATGGCCTCCTACGCAACAACGATGATGTGGATGAGCTCTCATTAGTGCTCGACGTTGTGCCATAAAGAGTGACGCCCACAAAGGGTCATCATAACTCTTGCCACTCCCCTTATTGTCACGTTAATTCTGGCACAACCTCTCCCCATGTTAGTTTTGACAATGGGGGAGTGATAGGAGCTCCAGCGATCCTCTGTGGATGTCGCGTCAGTTCCGGCACCATCTTTCACTGTGTTAGTTTCGACAGTAAGGGAAGTGACAAGAGCTCCGACGACCCTTTGTGGCATGAGTCGGGTATTAACCAAAGCTCATCCATGTCATCGTCATCATGCAAGAAGCCATTGGAGCAGAGGGCAAGCACAGTCACAAATGGATCAGGGGAGGTGACAAAGCACTTTTTCTGTGTGGTGGAGAGTTTTGTGTGGAAGCAGatcaagggagggagggagaggaggggaTGGGCAAAGGCACCCTCAGCTGCGGTGGGGTGGGAGAGGGATTTGAAAATTCTAGGGTGTTGATCCCATGAGAATGGGATAGTAGAGGAGTGGGGGGATAGGGAGCGGCTACTATCATATGCATCGATGTCAATGTAGTTTTTGAGCAACAATTACATTAGCTTTGACGCAGATGCAAAATGACGTGAGGTAAGCAACGAGGAGGTCGATGACACGCTTTTTGTGAAGACAGGTAGCATTGTGGTGAAAGCGAACCTTATTATCGTCGAAGACGACCAAACAACTACGTTGGTGTCAACGCTAATAACGTTGTTATTCACAAtcgaatattaattttatttttttattatttattttcatatttttattaataaaactaaTATCGTTATAATAAatagattttgatattttatttttataattataaaaatatttatatatttttttaaaatatacggGCCAGGGCTCTAAGGTAGCTATCTGAAGCTAATTAGTCGCTTCTCCATCTTCTTGCGGGGCCACGCCTCATCAGgctgaatcgggcggctgcgatcACTTTCCGTTCATCCGAAGGCAGAGATGGTCTGTTAGTTTCAACGGTCCAGATCGCGACGGCAGGGCCATCCCCAGGCCGGCCCACATCCATTTTCGCGCTATAAAAGCGGCCGAATGGCGAGGGAGAAGGTTCGATGTCCTCGGGGACGGGGAGAAGGCGGGACGAGGGACAAGGTCGAGCTCGGGGACGGCGGACGATATAGCGCTCGCTagatcttcttctcctcctcggaGTCCAGATGTGAGGTAAACCACTTTTcggccctcctctctctctttctcttgtttcgccctttctctaGTGTTTGGTTGCTTGATCTCCAGGTTTTTGTCATTTTCGTTGGTTTCGTTTGCTTCTGTAATGATACTCCGATTTGAAGCCCTAGGGTGCTTGTAATGATACTCCTGGATGTTTTTCATATGATCTGTTGGAGGCAGTCTCATTTGGAGGCAGTAACGAAATGGAATGCCGGTATCAGTCATATTTAGTTTCACTTGGAATAGTGCGCCATGAATATGACTGTAGTGCGGTCCGTGTGTGCAATGGTTGTAGCCAAGTTCCGACCTGCTTACACTGCGTCCTGGTTTCATGGTCATTGTTTGCGACATCAAACGAGAAGACCAGAAATCCATCCTCGTCACTCTCGCTGGCCATCTTCGGAACCCGAAGGTGAATTCCCCAGCGCATTACACAATATAATATTACCCtatcagaaagaaaaaagagCAATGGCCAAATGGGCGTCGTCTTCCGCGTGCGCGCGGCTGACCTTCGTAGGTCTACAGATGAGGTCGATCTCTTTCCCTTCGCCGTCGAGAAAGATGGATAGTTCCACAGGATCatccctatatatatatttataagtaaGAAGAAGACTTGGCTTCCCCGCTTTGCTTTTCCATTTACTTTCCTCGTTGCTCTGTCCACCTTCCCTTATTTCATTTATTCCTCATCTTTTCGGTCGATTGATTGACATAGAGGGAGATGAGAGGATGGGTTCTCCGAGTGGTCTCGAGGATGGAAACCTTGGCGAGGGAGGGGAAGGAACCAGCGGGGTCGGCCTCTcctctctgatctttctcgggacCGGTTGCTCTAACACGGTCCCCAACGCCAGGTGCTTGATCCAGCCTTCTGATCCTCCTTGTGCCGTCTGCACCCAGTCCCTCTATGTGCCCCCCGAGAAGAATCCTAACTACAGGTCTAATTCCCATTTCCCCCCCACCCCCTTTcccgaac
Proteins encoded:
- the LOC103990341 gene encoding F-box protein At5g46170 produces the protein MTSPGSPAAAVDLRQWRGDAQEEEDEEGIDHLDRLPDSVLLVVFNRIGDVKALGRCCVVCRRFHDLVPLVDSVLVRVDCVISDDPIPSPAGGAGADRSRGVFSHLARIVIGGIVKPLQALGHILAPSAAVASNRRSSPSSPSSSPSSSRSSEISHHSPAEVLKNFKEIRRLRIELPAGELGVDDGVLLKWKAEFGSTLDSCVILGASSVLSSSSILPKSSSPNPNPSFQDTCGADDSGSMPDSFYTSGNLKLRVFWTISSLIAASARHYLLQPIIADHEALERLELTDVDGQGVLTMDRWQLQEFRAKPLSASGSSQRTLVPALSMWLWYAPYLELPGGMVLKGATLVAVRPSQEQGMEVASSGEFGGVVEFSDRCSISSAFEEPYRSAAGMLMKRRTYCLEMNSF